The following nucleotide sequence is from Chromobacterium rhizoryzae.
CCGCTCCGGCGAAGCCTTCGACCGCAAGGTCACCGTGGGCGTGATGCACTATCTGAAGCTGCATCACCTGGTCGACGACAAGATGCACGCGCGTTCCACCGGCCCGTACTCGCTGGTGACTCAGCAGCCGCTGGGCGGTAAGGCCCAGTTCGGCGGCCAGCGTTTCGGTGAGATGGAGGTTTGGGCGCTGGAAGCTTACGGCGCCGCCTACACCCTGCAGGAAATGCTGACCGTGAAGTCGGACGATGTGACCGGTCGTACCAAGGTGTACGAGAACATCGTCAAGGGCGAGCACAAGATCGATGCCGGCATGCCGGAATCCTTCAACGTGCTGGTGAAGGAAATCCGTTCGCTCGGCCTCGACATGGACCTGGAACGTTATTGATTGGGTTGAATGGGCGCGGCAAGCCGCCGCGCCTGTCCCCTGACTGGAGACGCAATGAAAGCTCTGCTCGACCTCTTTAAGCAAGTTACGCAAGAAGAAGAGTTTGATGCGATTAAGATCGGCATCGCCTCGCCTGACAAGATCCGTTCCTGGTCTTATGGTGAAGTAAAAAAGCCTGAAACCATCAACTATCGTACCTTCAAACCGGAACGCGACGGCCTGTTCTGCGCGCGCATCTTCGGACCGGTGAAGGACTATGAGTGCTTGTGCGGCAAGTACAAGCGCCTGAAGCATCGCGGCGTGATCTGCGAGAAGTGCGGCGTGGAAGTCACCTTGTCCAAGGTGCGTCGCGAACGCATGGGCCACATCGAGCTGGCCAGCCCGACCGCGCACATCTGGTTCCTGAAGTCGCTGCCGTCGCGTCTGGGCATGGTGCTGGACATGACGCTGCGCGACATCGAACGCGTGCTGTACTTCGAAGCGTTCGTGGTGACCGATCCGGGCATGACCCCGCTGCAATACCGTCAGCTGCTGACCGAAGAGGACTTCCTGGACAAGGAAGACCAGTACGGTGAAGAGTTCGTCGCCATGATGGGCGCCGAAGCGGTCAAGGAATTGCTGAAGAAGCTGAACCTGGACAGCGAGATCGAGACTCTGCGCGCCGAACTCAAGGCCACCAGCTCCGACACCAAGATCAAGAAGATCTCCAAGCGCCTGAAAGTGCTGGAGGCCTTCCAACGTTCCGGCATGAAGCCGGAATGGATGATCCTGGAAGTGCTGCCGGTGCTGCCGCCGGAACTGCGTCCGCTGGTGCCGCTGGACGGCGGTCGCTTCGCGACTTCCGATCTGAACGATCTGTACCGCCGCGTGATCAACCGTAACAACCGTCTGAAGCGCCTGCTGGAACTGCGCGCGCCGGACATCATCGTGCGCAACGAGAAGCGCATGCTGCAGGAATCGGTTGACTCGCTGCTGGACAACGGCCGTCGCGGCAAGGCGATGACCGGCGCCAACAAGCGTCCGCTGAAGTCGCTGGCCGACATGATCAAGGGCAAGGGCGGTCGTTTCCGTCAGAACTTGCTGGGTAAGCGCGTGGACTACTCCGGTCGTTCCGTGATTACCGTGGGCCCGACCCTGCGTCTGCATCAGTGCGGCCTGCCTAAGAAAATGGCGCTGGAACTGTTCAAGCCCTTCATCTTCCACAAGCTGGAAGTGATGGGTCTGGCCTCCACCATCAAGGCGGCCAAGAAGCTGGTAGAGCAGGAAGTGCCGGAAGTCTGGGACATCCTGGAAGACGTGATCCGCGAGCATCCGGTGCTGCTGAACCGCGCGCCGACGCTGCACCGCCTGGGTATTCAGGCGTTCGAGCCGGTGCTGATCGAAGGCAAGGCCATCCAACTGCACCCGCTGGTCTGCGCGGCGTTCAACGCCGACTTTGACGGTGACCAGATGGCTGTTCACGTGCCGCTGTCGCTGGAAGCGCAGATGGAAGCCCGCACCCTGATGCTGGCCACCAACAACGTGCTGTCCCCGGCCAACGGCGACCCGATTATCGTGCCGTCACAGGATATCGTGTTGGGTCTGTACTACATGACCCGCGATAAGGTGAACGGCAAGGGCGAAGGCATGGTGTTTGCGGACACCAAGGAAGTGCATCGCGCCTACGAAACCCGTCAGGTTGAGCTGGCGACGCGCATCACCGTGCGTCTGCGCGAGTGGGAAAAAGACGAGCAGGGCGAGTTCCAGCCGGTGATCAAGCGTTACGACACCACCGTGGGCCGCGCCATTCTGTCCGACATCCTGCCGAAAGGCCTGCCGTTCGAGCACATCAACAAGGCGCTGAAGAAGAAGGAAATCTCCAAGCTGATCAACGTATCGTTCCGCCGTTGCGGCATCCGCGATACCGTGATCTTCGCCGACCAGTTGATGTACACCGGTTTCGCCTACTCCACTCGCGGCGGCATCTCCATTTGCGTGGACGATATGCAGATCCCGGCCAAGAAGGTCGACCTGCTCGCCGACGCGCAGAAGGAAGTCAAAGAGATCGAAGAGCAGTACCGTCAAGGTCTGGTGACCCAGGGCGAACGCTACAACAAGGTAGTGGACATCTGGGGCCGCACCGGCGACAAGATCGCCAAGGCGATGATGGACGAGCTGTCCAAGCAGAAGGTGCTGGACCGCGAAGGCAAGGAAGTCGATCAGGAATCCTTCAACTCCATTTACATGATGGCCGACTCGGGCGCGCGGGGTTCCGCCGCCCAGATCAAGCAGCTGGCCGGCATGCGGGGTCTGATGGCCAAGCCGGACGGCTCGATTATCGAGACGCCGATTACCGCGAACTTCCGCGAAGGCCTGACCGTACTGCAGTACTTTATTTCCACTCACGGTGCGCGTAAGGGTCTGGCGGATACCGCTTTGAAGACCGCGAACTCCGGTTACCTGACGCGTCGTTTGGTCGACGTGACCCAGGACTTGGTGGTGATCGAGGACGATTGCGGCACCAGCAACGGCTTCACCATGAAGGCCGTGCTGCAAGGCGGCGACGTGATCGAACCGCTGCGCGACCGCATCCTGGGCCGCGTGGCCGCGATCGACCTGGTGGATCCGTCCACCGGCGAGACCGTGATCGAAGCCGGCACCCTGCTGGACGAGCATCTGGTGGACGTGGTGGACAGCCTGGGCATCGACGAAGTGAAGGTGCGTACCGCCATCACTTGCGACACCCGCTACGGCCTGTGCGCCAAGTGCTATGGTCGCGACCTGGCGCGCGGCAAGCGCGTCAACGCCGGCGAAGCCATCGGCGTGATCGCCGCCCAGTCCATTGGCGAACCGGGCACCCAGCTGACCATGCGTACCTTCCACATCGGTGGCGCGGCGTCGCGAAACGCGGCCGCCAGCCAGGTGGAGGGCAAGTCCAACGGCACCGTGCGCTTCTCCAGTCAGATGCGCTATGTGGCGAACACCAAGGGCGAGCTGATCGTCATCACCCGCTCCGGCGAAGTGGTGATCCACGACGATATGGGCCGTGAGCGCGAGCGTCACAAAGTGCCGTACGGCGCGACCCTGATGGTCACCGACGGTCTGGTGATCAAGGCGGGCGCGGTGTTGGCCACTTGGGACCCGCACACCCGTCCGATCATCACCGAGTACGCGGGCCGCGTGAAGTTCGAAAACGTGGAAGAGGGCAACACCGTAGCCAAGCAGACCGACGAAGTGACGGGTCTGTCGACGCTGGTGGTGATCGATCCGAAGCGCCGCGCCGGTTCGCAGTCCAAGATGCTGCGTCCTCTGGTGAAGCTGCTGGACGACAACGGCAACGAAGTGAAGCTGGCCGGTTCCGAAGCCTCGGTATCGATCACCTTCCAGGTGGGCGCCATTATCACGGTGCGCGACGGTCAGGAAGTGGGCAAGGGCGAAGTGCTGGCCCGCATCCCGCAAGAATCGTCCAAGACCCGCGATATTACCGGTGGTCTGCCGCGTGTGGCCGAGCTGTTCGAAGCGCGTTCGCCGAAAGACGCCGGCATGCTGGCGGAAGTGACCGGTACGATTTCCTTCGGCAAGGACACCAAGGGCAAGCAGCGCCTGATCATCACCGATCTGGAAGGCAATGGTTACGAAAACCTGATCCCGAAAGACAAGCACGTGCTGGTGCACGACGGTCAGGTGGTGAACCGCGGCGAATCCATCGTCGACGGTCCGGTGGATCCGCACGACATTCTGCGTCTGCAGGGTATCGAGGCCTTGGCTCGCTACATCGTTCAAGAGGTGCAGGAGGTGTATCGTCTGCAGGGCGTGAAGATCAACGACAAGCACATCGAGGTGATCATTCGCCAGATGCTGCGTCGCGTGATCATCTCCGACAGCGGCGACACCGAGTTCATCCAGGGCGAGCAGGTGGAACGCGCCGACGCGCTGGAAATGAACGACAAGATGCTGGCGGAAGGCCGTGAGCCTGCGCAGTACGAAAACGTGCTGCTGGGTATCACCAAGGCGTCCTTGTCCACCGACTCCTTCATCTCCGCGGCTTCCTTCCAGGAAACCACCCGCGTGCTGACCGAAGCGGCGATCATGGGCAAGAAGGACGACTTGCGCGGCCTGAAGGAAAACGTGATCGTCGGTCGTCTGATCCCGGCGGGTACCGGCCTGGCTTACCACCGCACCCGTCGCGGTTCGACGCAGCATACGCTGGAAGCGGCCGAAGCTCAGTTCTTCGACATCGCCCCGGCCGACGCGCTCGACAGCAACGAATAACGCTTAGTCGTCCTGGCCGGAAAGGGGCGGAATTGCCCGCCTCGGAAGGCCCTGACGCAAAGTGTTGAAAAAACGCTGCCCTATCAACGGTTAAGGTGATGGGGCGGCGTTGTTTTCATTGACGGTAGGACGTTGACTAAAATATAATCCTCCGTCCTTTCTGGCGGCGTGTTGCCGCTGGAGAGCTTCAACTAGGAACTGATAGTAATGCCAACCATTAACCAACTCGTTCGCAAAGGCCGCGTCGCCATCAAGGCGAAGAGCAAGGTGCCTGCGCTGGAAGCCTGCCCGCAGAAGCGTGGCGTGTGCACCCGTGTCTACACCACCACTCCGAAGAAGCCGAACTCGGCTCTGCGTAAAGTGTGCAAGGTTCGTCTGACCAACGGTTTCGAAGTGATTTCCTACATTGGTGGTGAAGGCCACAACCTGCAGGAACACTCCGTAGTGCTGCTCCGCGGCGGTCGTGTAAAAGACTTGCCGGGTGTTCGCTACCACACCGTTCGCGGCTCCCTCGACACCGCAGGTGTTAAAGACCGTAAACAGGCTCGTTCCAAGTACGGCGCCAAGCGTCCCAAGTAATTGGGTTGCACTCAAGGCGGCCTGATCAACACTCAGGGTCGTCTAGTAAGTGACTGCTCCATTGGGTAGTCATGAGCCAAAGCTCAACTGAATAATCTAAGGAAGTAACATGCCACGTCGCAGAGAAGTCCCCAAGCGCGAAATCCTGCCGGATCCGAAGTTCGGTTCCCAGGACCTGTCCAAGTTCATGAACGTAGTCATGATCGATGGCAAGAAATCCGTTGCAGAACGCATCATCTACGGTGCTCTGGAACAGATCGAAAAGAAATCCGGCAAGAATGCCCTGGAAGTATTCAACACCGCTCTGGCCAACGCCAAGCCGGTTGTTGAAGTAAAAAGCCGCCGTGTAGGCGGTGCCAACTATCAAGTTCCTGTTGAAGTACGTCCGTCGCGTCGTATGGCTCTGGCCATGCGTTGGCTGCGCGACGCTGCGCGCAAGCGCGGCGAAAAGTCCATGGACCTGCGCCTGGCTGGTGAGTTGCTCGACGCGGCCGAAGGCCGTGGCGGCGCGATGAAGAAGCGTGACGAAGTGCACCGTATGGCAGAAGCCAACAAGGCCTTCTCGCACTTCCGCTTCTAAGCAGACCCACTATTTAAGGTGTAGATCGTGGCAAGGAAAACCCCCATTGAGCGTTACCGTAACATCGGTATCTCCGCTCACATTGACGCCGGTAAGACGACCACTACCGAGCGTATTCTGTTTTACACCGGTGTGAACCACAAGCTGGGCGAGGTTCATGACGGCGCTGCCACCACCGACTGGATGGAGCAGGAGCAGGAGCGTGGCATTACCATCACCTCCGCTGCTGTGACCACCTTCTGGAAAGGTATGGGGATGCAGTTCCCCGAGCACCGCTTCAACATCATCGACACCCCGGGACACGTGGACTTTACCATTGAGGTAGAGCGTTCCATGCGTGTACTGGACGGCGCGGTGATGGTGTACTGCGCGGTGGGTGGCGTTCAGCCCCAGTCTGAAACCGTATGGCGTCAGGCTAACAAGTACAAAGTTCCGCGTATCGCCTTCGTGAACAAGATGGACCGTCAAGGCGCCAACTTCTTCCGTGCGGTTGAACAGGTGAAGACTCGCCTGCGCGGCAATCCGGTGCCCATCGTCGTGCCTATTGGCGCTGAAGATGGTTTCACCGGCGTGGTCGATCTGTTGAAGATGAAGGCCATCATCTGGGATGAAGCGTCCCAGGGCATGAAATTCGAATACGGCGACATCCCGGCCGATCTGGTTTCCGTGGCCGAAGAGTGGCGCGAGAAAATGGTCGAAGCCGCTGCCGAAGTCAGCGACGAGATGATGGACAAGTACTTGGGCGGCGAAACGCTGACCGAGGAAGAAATCATCGCCGGCCTGCGCGAGCGTACCCTGCGTTGCGAAATTCAGCCGATGCTGTGCGGCTCCGCGTTCAAGAACAAGGGTGTTCAGCGCATGCTGGACGCCGTGATTGAACTGCTGCCGGCGCCGATCGACATTCCGGCCATCGCGGGTGAAACCGACGGCAAGCCGGCCGAGCGTCACGCTTCCGACGACGAGCCGTTCTCGGCTCTGGCGTTCAAGCTGATGAACGACCCGTACGTTGGTCAGCTGACCTTCTTCCGCGTCTACTCCGGTGTGGTGAAGTCCGGTGATACCGTGCTGAACTCCATCAAGGGCAAGAAAGAACGTATCGGCCGTATCGTGCAGATGATGGCGAACGACCGTATCGAGCTGGAAGAAGTGCGTGCCGGCGACATCGCCGCCGCCATCGGCTTGAAAGAAGTAACCACCGGCGAAACCCTGTGCGATCTGAACGCCGAAATCATCCTGGAGCGCATGGAGTTCCCGGAGCCGGTGATTCACGTTGCCGTTGAGCCGAAGACCAAGGCCGACCAGGAGAAGATGGGCGTTGCCCTGAACCGCCTGGCCAAGGAAGACCCGTCGTTCCGCGTGCGTACCGACGAAGAATCCGGCCAGACCATTATTTCCGGTATGGGCGAACTGCACCTGGAAATTCTGGTTGACCGCATGCGGCGTGAATTTGGCGTTGAAGCCAACGTTGGCGCTCCGCAAGTGGCTTACCGCGAAACCATTACCAAAGTCGTTACCGACGTTGACGGCAAGCACGTCAAGCAGTCCGGTGGTAAGGGTCAGTACGGCCATGCAGTCATTACTCTGGAGCCGTCCGGCGAGGGCAATGGCTACAAGTTTGTCGACGAGATCAAGGGTGGTGTGATTCCGCGCGAATTCATCCCGTCCGTGGACAAGGGTATTCAGAACACCCTGTCCAGCGGTATTCTCGCCGGCTTCCCGGTGGTGGACGTTACCGTGCGTCTGACCTTCGGTTCCTACCACGACGTCGACTCCTCGCAGATCGCGTTCGAACTGGCTGGTTCCCTGGCTTTCAAAGAAGCCATGCGCCGTGCCGGTCCGTGCATCCTCGAGCCGATGATGGCGGTGGAAGTGGAAACTCCGGAAGAGTACATGGGCGATGTGATGGGCGACTTGAACCGTCGTCGCGGCATCGTTCAGGGTATGGACGACGATGGTTTGGGTGGCAAGAAGATCAAGGCCGAAGTACCGCTGGCCGAGATGTTCGGTTACTCCACCGACCTGCGTTCCGCTACCCAGGGTCGTGCGACTTACTCCATGGAGTTCAAGCACTACTCCGAAGCTCCGAAGCATGTTGCCGACGCCGTAATGGCCGCTCGCAAGTAATGCGCGCTGAGGCTGGCCGGGCCGAAAGGTCCGGTCAGTCCCGATCTAATGTTCTTTAATTAAGGATTTTTGCAAAATGGCAAAAGAAAAGTTTGAGCGGACCAAACCGCACGTAAACGTAGGCACCATCGGTCACGTGGACCATGGTAAAACCACTCTGACCGCTGCTATCACCACCATTCTGTCCAAGAAGTTCGGCGGCGAAGCCAAAGACTACTCCCAGATCGACAGCGCGCCGGAAGAGAAGGCTCGTGGTATTACCATTAATACCGCTCACGTAGAATACGAAACCGAGTCCCGTCACTACGCTCACGTAGACTGCCCGGGTCACGCCGACTACGTTAAGAACATGATTACCGGTGCTGCCCAGATGGACGGCGCTATCCTGGTGTGCTCGGCCGCTGACGGTCCGATGCCGCAAACCCGCGAACACATCCTGCTGTCCCGTCAGGTTGGCGTTCCGTACATCATCGTGTTCCTGAACAAGGCCGACCTGGTGGACGACGCTGAGCTGCTGGAACTGGTTGAAATGGAAGTTCGCGATCTGCTGTCTTCCTACGACTTCCCGGGCGACGACACCCCGGTGGTGATCGGCTCCGCTCGTCTGGCGCTGGAAGGCGACCAGTCCGAATACGGCGAACCGGCCATCTTCAAGCTGGCTGCTGCTCTGGATTCCTACATCCCGACTCCGGAACGCGCCATCGACAAGCCGTTCCTGCTGCCGATCGAAGACGTGTTCTCGATCTCCGGCCGCGGCACCGTGGTAACCGGTCGCGTAGAGCGCGGCATTGTTAAAGTCGGCGAAGAACTGGAAATCGTGGGCCTGAAGGCTACCGCGAAGACCACTTGCACCGGCGTGGAAATGTTCCGCAAGCTGCTGGACCAAGGTCAAGCCGGCGACAACGTGGGCGTGCTGCTGCGCGGCACCAAGCGTGAAGACGTTGAGCGTGGTCAGGTACTGGCTAAGCCGGGTTCCATCACCCCGCACACCAAGTTCCAGGCTTCGGTATACGTACTGAGCAAAGACGAAGGTGGCCGTCACACCCCGTTCTTCGCGAACTACCGTCCGCAGTTCTACTTCCGCACCACCGACGTAACGGGCGCCGTTACTCTGTCGGAAGGCGTGGAAATGGTAATGCCGGGCGACAACGTGGAGATCACGGTTGAGCTGATCGCTCCGATCGCCATGGAAGATGGTCTGCGTTTCGCCATCCGCGAAGGCGGTCGTACCGTCGGCGCCGGCGTTGTTGCCAAGATCATCGCTTAAGGATCGGAGAATCTAATGTCTAGCCAGAAAATCCGCATCCGCCTGAAAGCTTTCGATTACAACCTGATCGATCGCTCTGCTCAGGAAATCGTTGAAACCGCCAAGCGCACCGGCGCCGTTGTTAAGGGCCCGGTTCCGCTGCCGACCAAAATCGAGCGTTTCAACGTTCTGCGTTCCCCGCACGTGAACAAGACTTCCCGCGACCAGCTGGAAATCCGCACTCACCTGCGTCTGATGGACATCGTGGATCCGACCGACAAGACCGTCGACGCTCTGATGAAGCTCGACCTGCCGGCCGGTGTTGATGTGGAAATCAAGCTGCAGTAATCGCTTAAGTTCAAGGGTTTGCGAGCTAAGTTCTTGCGATTCTTGAATTTTCTGTGATACATTAGCGGACTCGCCATTTTGGCGAGTCCGTTTTTGTTTTTTCTGTCGTGTTTTTTATGCCGGTCAATCGTAATCGGCGCCTGAAAAAGGAAATAAACATGAGTTTAGGTCTTGTCGGTCGCAAAGTCGGCATGACCCGCATTTTTGCCGAAGATGGCGCAACCATCCCGGTAACTGTGCTGGACATGTCCGCTAACCGCGTCACGCAAATCAAAACTGCTGAAACCGACGGCTACAATGCCGTGCAGGTTACCTATGGCTCCAAAAAGGCCAGCCGTGTTGTTAAGGCTGCCGCGGGCCACTTCGCCAAGGCTGGCGTTGAAGCAGGTCTGGGTCTGGTCGAGTTTCCGCTGACCGCCTCCGATCTGTCCAACTTCAAGCCGGGCGATGCCATCGCTGTTGAGATCTTCACCGTTGGTCAACTGGTTGATGTAACCGGCACCTCCAAAGGTAAAGGCTTCTCCGGCGTGATCAAGCGTCACAACTTCTCTTCCAACCGTGCTTCCCATGGTAACTCGCGTTCGCATAACACGCCGGGTTCCATCGGTCAGGCGCAAGATCCGGGCCGCGTTTTCCCGGGTAAGCGCATGGCGGGCCAATACGGTAACGTCAAGAGCACCGTGCAGTGCCTGGAAATCGTTCGTGTCGATGCCGAGCGTCAACTGATTCTGGTTAAAGGTGCTGTTCCTGGCGCCAAGAACGGTGACGTTGTCGTTCGTCCTAGCGTGAAGGCAGGTGCGTGATGGAATTGAATGTAATCAATACCCAAGGCAAGGCTGTTGGCAGCCTGCAAGTGTCCGACTCTTTGTTCGGCCGCGAGTACAACGAAGCTCTGGTGCACCAGGTCGTTACCGCATTCCTGGCGAATGCTCGTAGCGCCAACCGCGCCCAGCTGACCCGTGCTGAAGTGAAGCACTCGACCAAGAAGCCTTTCCGTCAGAAAGGTACTGGTAACGCTCGTGCCGGTATGACTTCCACCCCGAACCGTCGTGGTGGTGGCCGTGCCTTCCCGAACAAGCCGGACGAGAACTTCACCCAGAAAGTTAACCGCAAGATGTTCCGTGCAGGCATGGCCGCGATTCTGTCGCAGCTGGTCCGCGACGAGCGTCTGATCGTGGTTGACGAACTGAACGTTGAAAGCCCGAAGACCAAAGAATTCGTTGGCGCCGTTCAGCCCATGGGCCTGGAGCAAGCTTTGTTCATCACTAGCGAGCTGAGCGAAAACCTCTATCTCTCTTCGCGTAACCTGACGAACGTGCTGGTTATCGAGGCGGTTCAAGCTGACCCGTACAGCCTGTTGCGCTTCAAGAAGACCGTGATCACTCGCGACGCTGTGAAGCAACTTGAGGAGCAGTGGGCATGAATCAAGAACGTCTGTTGCAAGTAATTCTTGCTCCCATCGTTTCCGAAAAGAGCACCATGATTGCTGAGAAGAACCAGCAAATGGCGTTCCGCGTTGCTAAAGATGCGACCAAGCCGGAAATCAAGGCTGCTGTTGAAATGCTGTTCAATGTAAAAGTTGAAGGTGTTTCCACTGTCAATGTCAAGGGCAAGGTTAAGCGCTTTGGCCGTTCCATCGGTCGTCGCAGTGACTGGAAAAAGGCCTACGTTAGCCTGGTGGAAGGTCAAGAAATTGATCTGACCGCTACCCCGGCCGCAGCGGAGTAAGGAGATAGAGCATGCCTATCGTTAAGGTAAAACCGACTTCCGCGGGCCGCCGTGCCGTTGTCAAGGTAGTAAACCCTGACCTGCACAAAGGTGCTCCGCACGCCGCCCTGTTGGAAAAGAAATCTTCCACCGGTGGCCGTAACCACAATGGTCACATCACCACGCGTCATCGTGGCGGTGGCCATAAGAAGCACTACCGCATCATCGACTTCCGTCGCAACAAGGATGGCATCCCGGCGAAAGTGGAACGCATCGAATACGATCCGAACCGCACCGCCCACATCGCCCTCCTGTGCTACGCCGATGGCGAGCGTCGCTACATCATCGCCCCGCGCGGTGTGAAGGCCGGCGCCGAGCTGTTGTCCGGCGCGGAAGCTCCGATCAAGGCCGGTAACGCTCTGCCGATCCGCAATATCCCGGTGGGTACCACTATCCACTGCGTGGAAATGCAGCCTGGCAAGGGCGCCCAGATGGTTCGTTCCGCTGGCGCATCCGCGATGCTGCTGGCTCGCGAAGGCGCTTACGCTCAGTTGCGTCTGCGTTCGGGCGAAATTCGCCTGGTGCACGTTGATTGCCGAGCGACTGTTGGTGAAGTGGGTAACGAAGAGCACTCCCTGCGCAAGCTGGGCAAGGCTGGCGCTACTCGCTGGCGCGGTATCCGTCCGACCGTTCGTGGCGTTGCCATGAACCCGGTTGACCACCCGCACGGTGGTGGTGAAGGCCGTACTGGCGAAGGCCGCGTGCCGGTTAGCCCGTGGGGTACTCCGACTAAGGGCTTCCGTACCCGTCGCAACAAGCGTACCGACAATATGATTGTACGCCGTCGCTATTCCAAAAAAGGGTAATTGACAATGGCACGTTCGCAGAAAAAAGGCCCGTTCGTTGATCTGCATCTGCTGAAAAAAGTAGATGCGGTGCGGGCAACCAGCGACAAGCGTCCGATCAAGACTTGGTCCCGTCGTTCGACCATCCTGCCGGATTTCATTGGTCTGACCATCGCTGTGCACAACGGTCGCACCCATGTGCCTGTTTATGTTTCCGAAAACATGGTCGGCCATAAACTGGGCGAATTCTCCCTGACTCGTACCTTCAAAGGCCACGCGGCCGATAAGAAGGCGAAGAAGAGATAAGGTGAAGCGATGAGAGTATCTGCAAATCTGAAAAGCGTTCGCCTGTCGGCACAAAAATGCCGCCTGGTGGCCGATCTGATCCGCGGCAAGTCCGTTGATCAGGCTCTGAATATCTTGGCCTTCTCCCCGAAGAAGGGCGCGGTAATCATCAAGAAAGTGCTGGAATCTGCCATCGCTAACGCCGAGCACAACGAAGGCGCCGACATTGACACCCTGCGTGTCACCGGCATCTTCGTTGACAAAGGCGCTAGTCTGAAGCGTTTCACTGCCCGTGCTAAGGGTCGTGGTAATCGCATCGAAAAGCAGACCTGCCACATCTCGTTGACCGTTGGCAATTAAGGGGTAAGAAATGGGTCAGAAGATTCATCCGACGGGATTCCGTCTTGCCGTTAACAAAAACTGGTCTTCCAAGTGGTTCGCGAATTCGCAGAACTTCCCGGAAATGCTGAAGCAGGATATCGAAGTTCGCGAATTCCTGAAAAAGCGTCTGGGTCACGCTTCGGTTGGCCGTGTGACCATCGAGCGCCCGGCTAAGTCCGCCCGCATCACCATCCACAGCGCCCGTCCGGGTGTTGTGATCGGTAAAAAAGGCGAAGACATCGAGCTGCTCAAGCAAGAACTGCAAAAGCGCCTGGGCGTTCCTGTGCATGTGAACATCGAAGAAGTTCGCAAGCCGGAACTGGACGCTCAAATCATCGCCGACGGCATCGCTTCCCAGCTGGAGAAGCGCGTGATGTTCCGTCGCGCCATGAAACGCGCTATGCAAAACGCAATGCGCATGGGCGCTCAAGGCATCAAGATCATGAGCTCCGGCCGTCTGAACGGTATCGACATCGCTCGTAGCGAATGGTACCGCGAAGGCCGCGTGCCGCTGCATACCCTGCGCGCAGACGTAGACTACGCAACCTCCGAAGCCAAGACCACCTACGGGATCATCGGCATCAAGGTATGGGTATACAAGGGCGAGCTCAAGCCGGGTCAAGTTCAGCCGGCTCCGGTAGCGACCGAGAAGAAATCGAGAAAGGGTGCTCGAAATGCTGCAGCCAACTAGACTCAAGTACCGTAAACAGCATAAAGGCCGCAACACGGGTATCGCTACTCGTGGCAACAAAGTGAGCTTTGGTGATTTCGGTCTGAAGGCGGTTGGTCGTGGTCGTCTGACCGCGCGCCAGATCGAAGCTGCGCGTCGCGCGATGACCCGTCACATCAAACGTGGCGGCCGCATCTGGATCCGCATCTTCCCGGACAAGCCGATCACCTCCAAGCCTGCTGAAGTTCGTATGGGCGGGGGTAAAGGCTCTCCGGAGTACTACGTGGCCGAAATCCAGCCTGGCAAGATGCTGTATGAAATGGATGGTGTTTCCGAGGAACTCGCTCGTGAAGCTTTCCGTCTGGCCGCAGCCAAGTTGCCGAT
It contains:
- the rplW gene encoding 50S ribosomal protein L23 yields the protein MNQERLLQVILAPIVSEKSTMIAEKNQQMAFRVAKDATKPEIKAAVEMLFNVKVEGVSTVNVKGKVKRFGRSIGRRSDWKKAYVSLVEGQEIDLTATPAAAE
- the rpsJ gene encoding 30S ribosomal protein S10, whose amino-acid sequence is MSSQKIRIRLKAFDYNLIDRSAQEIVETAKRTGAVVKGPVPLPTKIERFNVLRSPHVNKTSRDQLEIRTHLRLMDIVDPTDKTVDALMKLDLPAGVDVEIKLQ
- the tuf gene encoding elongation factor Tu — translated: MAKEKFERTKPHVNVGTIGHVDHGKTTLTAAITTILSKKFGGEAKDYSQIDSAPEEKARGITINTAHVEYETESRHYAHVDCPGHADYVKNMITGAAQMDGAILVCSAADGPMPQTREHILLSRQVGVPYIIVFLNKADLVDDAELLELVEMEVRDLLSSYDFPGDDTPVVIGSARLALEGDQSEYGEPAIFKLAAALDSYIPTPERAIDKPFLLPIEDVFSISGRGTVVTGRVERGIVKVGEELEIVGLKATAKTTCTGVEMFRKLLDQGQAGDNVGVLLRGTKREDVERGQVLAKPGSITPHTKFQASVYVLSKDEGGRHTPFFANYRPQFYFRTTDVTGAVTLSEGVEMVMPGDNVEITVELIAPIAMEDGLRFAIREGGRTVGAGVVAKIIA
- the rplD gene encoding 50S ribosomal protein L4, translated to MELNVINTQGKAVGSLQVSDSLFGREYNEALVHQVVTAFLANARSANRAQLTRAEVKHSTKKPFRQKGTGNARAGMTSTPNRRGGGRAFPNKPDENFTQKVNRKMFRAGMAAILSQLVRDERLIVVDELNVESPKTKEFVGAVQPMGLEQALFITSELSENLYLSSRNLTNVLVIEAVQADPYSLLRFKKTVITRDAVKQLEEQWA
- the rplC gene encoding 50S ribosomal protein L3; translated protein: MSLGLVGRKVGMTRIFAEDGATIPVTVLDMSANRVTQIKTAETDGYNAVQVTYGSKKASRVVKAAAGHFAKAGVEAGLGLVEFPLTASDLSNFKPGDAIAVEIFTVGQLVDVTGTSKGKGFSGVIKRHNFSSNRASHGNSRSHNTPGSIGQAQDPGRVFPGKRMAGQYGNVKSTVQCLEIVRVDAERQLILVKGAVPGAKNGDVVVRPSVKAGA
- the fusA gene encoding elongation factor G; this encodes MARKTPIERYRNIGISAHIDAGKTTTTERILFYTGVNHKLGEVHDGAATTDWMEQEQERGITITSAAVTTFWKGMGMQFPEHRFNIIDTPGHVDFTIEVERSMRVLDGAVMVYCAVGGVQPQSETVWRQANKYKVPRIAFVNKMDRQGANFFRAVEQVKTRLRGNPVPIVVPIGAEDGFTGVVDLLKMKAIIWDEASQGMKFEYGDIPADLVSVAEEWREKMVEAAAEVSDEMMDKYLGGETLTEEEIIAGLRERTLRCEIQPMLCGSAFKNKGVQRMLDAVIELLPAPIDIPAIAGETDGKPAERHASDDEPFSALAFKLMNDPYVGQLTFFRVYSGVVKSGDTVLNSIKGKKERIGRIVQMMANDRIELEEVRAGDIAAAIGLKEVTTGETLCDLNAEIILERMEFPEPVIHVAVEPKTKADQEKMGVALNRLAKEDPSFRVRTDEESGQTIISGMGELHLEILVDRMRREFGVEANVGAPQVAYRETITKVVTDVDGKHVKQSGGKGQYGHAVITLEPSGEGNGYKFVDEIKGGVIPREFIPSVDKGIQNTLSSGILAGFPVVDVTVRLTFGSYHDVDSSQIAFELAGSLAFKEAMRRAGPCILEPMMAVEVETPEEYMGDVMGDLNRRRGIVQGMDDDGLGGKKIKAEVPLAEMFGYSTDLRSATQGRATYSMEFKHYSEAPKHVADAVMAARK
- the rplB gene encoding 50S ribosomal protein L2 → MPIVKVKPTSAGRRAVVKVVNPDLHKGAPHAALLEKKSSTGGRNHNGHITTRHRGGGHKKHYRIIDFRRNKDGIPAKVERIEYDPNRTAHIALLCYADGERRYIIAPRGVKAGAELLSGAEAPIKAGNALPIRNIPVGTTIHCVEMQPGKGAQMVRSAGASAMLLAREGAYAQLRLRSGEIRLVHVDCRATVGEVGNEEHSLRKLGKAGATRWRGIRPTVRGVAMNPVDHPHGGGEGRTGEGRVPVSPWGTPTKGFRTRRNKRTDNMIVRRRYSKKG